CGTCGATGGGCTCGTCGATGTTGAGCAGATCCATGCGCGTCGCGGGCACCATCACGTCGCTGGCGGTCATCTCGGCCATGCGCAGCACGCGCTCCAGCAGCACCCGGGTGTCGGCGTTGATGACATCGTCATCCTCGGCCTCGGCCATGGCCGCCACCAGTTCCTCTGTGGAATTGGGGCCCGGGTTGATGAACTCGATTACGCGTTGCAGAAGGCTGCGCTTGTCTTCCTTGTCGGAGCTTCGCGCGGGATGGGGGTCTGACACGGTCTTGGTGCAGGACGTGCGGTAGTGAAACAGCCCCCTAGGATAGCGGATTGCGCAAATTCACCCGCCAGCAGGGTCAGTTACCGACGGGAGCGAACGCGCTTATTCGGCGGCCTGATGGCGACCGTCGCGCACGCCCTGGCGGATTTCCTGCAGACCGCCGAGCATGTTCCAGAACTGCTTGGCCTGCTTCTTGAATTGGTAGTCCATCTCGCCGAACTGCACGGCGACCAACTTGCTCACATGCGTGTCGAAGCTCGCGGGTGGCAGCTCCAGATACGCTTCGGATTCGGAGCCGTCGCGGTGCACGGCTGCGCCTGCGTTGCGGGCGATCTTGAGCATGGCGGTGTTTTCCGACAGCGCGTGGATGAACATCATCTTCACGTCGCGGCTGCGGGCCAGCATCACGGCGCGGTCGAACAGCTGCGCGCCGTAGCCACGGCCGCGCGCCTTGGACAGCACGGACACGCCGAACTCGGCGCAGCTCTTGAACTCTTCATGCTCCGCATAAGCCACATGGGCCATGGCGATCAATTCCAGGCGGCGGTTGAAGATGCCGATGACTTCGTCGCGGTCGAAATCGATGTGATCGACGTAGCGGCGCACCTGCGCGTCGCTGGCTGGATAGCCAAAGCGCAGGTAACGGTCCTCGGGGCTGAGGCTCAACAGGTGGGCGGCAATGCGCTCGCGATGCTGGACAGCCAGCGAACGGATGGGCACTGAAGCAGAAACCATTTTTGAAGCACCTCGTTGTGTCGGCGTAGTTTGATCGTCATTGGAGCTGCCGCTCCAGATGCGTCGACCCATGTCCCAGGAAGCGAGTAGCCAGTCTTTCGTCAATAGCATGATGCCGCCATTCTAGGGTTTTCCCTAGGAATGCGCATCCGTTTTGTTGCATTGCAATATAAAAACTGGGGATGTTCTCTTTTGTTGTCATTGTGCATGGATGCGATCAGTCCATTTGCGCAGCCTCGTTCAGGGCTTGCTCCAGCAACTGAGACAACTGCAGCACCTGCGGCTGCTGACTCTGGGTTTTCAGCAGAAGCCGCATATTGGGCAATACGGGCAACCCCGGAGCCTCATCGCTCCCGATCAGCCGGACATGCGGCGGCAGTCCGAACGATGTGCGCACCGCCAGCCCCAACCCCGAAGCCACGGCCGACCACGAGGCCGCCAGACTGGCACTGGAAAACGCATTGCGCCAAGGCAGTCCGTGCCGATTGAGGGCCTGCGTGACCACCCCGCGCAATGGGCAAGGCTCGGCCAGCATCACCAGCGGCAACGCGCGCCAAGGCTGCTGATCATCTTTATCCGTCAGTGCAGCGGACGGCGCCGTATCGCCGACAAGCGACCACCACGGCTGCTCGCGCATATCCACACCCTGACCGCTCGCCGGGCCAATCCAGCGCAGCGGCAGCGTCGTCAGCACACGTGTGCCTGATGGAATGTCGGTGCCTGTGGACAAATCCCACGCCACCGACAGATCCAGCAGCCCATCTTCATATTGCGACAGAAGCTGTGCGCTGGTGCCCGAGCTGACCTGAATCTGCACGCGCGGATGGGCCCGGGTGAAGCGTCCCAGCACGGCGGGGA
This genomic stretch from Diaphorobacter sp. HDW4B harbors:
- a CDS encoding GNAT family N-acetyltransferase; this encodes MLLTKDWLLASWDMGRRIWSGSSNDDQTTPTQRGASKMVSASVPIRSLAVQHRERIAAHLLSLSPEDRYLRFGYPASDAQVRRYVDHIDFDRDEVIGIFNRRLELIAMAHVAYAEHEEFKSCAEFGVSVLSKARGRGYGAQLFDRAVMLARSRDVKMMFIHALSENTAMLKIARNAGAAVHRDGSESEAYLELPPASFDTHVSKLVAVQFGEMDYQFKKQAKQFWNMLGGLQEIRQGVRDGRHQAAE
- a CDS encoding LysR substrate-binding domain-containing protein yields the protein MSHIHLDLDVLRSFSTGVAMGSFAQAADKLGRSTSAVSAQLKKLESQAGTALLRKAGRGLELTEAGHAMLAYAHRLLELNDEAVAAIRASDLQGVVRLGLPEDFGERVLPAVLGRFTRAHPRVQIQVSSGTSAQLLSQYEDGLLDLSVAWDLSTGTDIPSGTRVLTTLPLRWIGPASGQGVDMREQPWWSLVGDTAPSAALTDKDDQQPWRALPLVMLAEPCPLRGVVTQALNRHGLPWRNAFSSASLAASWSAVASGLGLAVRTSFGLPPHVRLIGSDEAPGLPVLPNMRLLLKTQSQQPQVLQLSQLLEQALNEAAQMD